The following are from one region of the Gadus chalcogrammus isolate NIFS_2021 unplaced genomic scaffold, NIFS_Gcha_1.0 GACHA107, whole genome shotgun sequence genome:
- the LOC130378871 gene encoding uncharacterized protein LOC130378871 codes for MPRASRASAAAKVKWTRILPMATTLARGFEPVRGTGARHRVEPWPVSAHTGKFNRLDLPPESPDKQFVLFVGDSHLRALVDRYVRMPDGCLSFGFLSTPGASAAELRTELLNADIPRTPDIVCLLAPSNNLKATPGIEAAGVAFEGLLRAARSRWPKVFVLDFPPRLASELAPQQFLREEFRRVAAKNDVKYCVTADRFPLDSRALWSRDGIHLSDDLGMPLLAKLLWHFSFLQLQSPLPATPPPVSPPKSPLTVRPFATTVVVKGEVSRPRPLDPFKETVVGRRGKRSQPESWDAPEDWDQSSVRILSHEVCTLV; via the exons ATGCCTCGTGCTTCGCGCGCTTCGGCTGCAGCCAAGGTGAAGTGGACGAGGATTCTTCCCATGGCGACGACTCTGGCCAGAGGCTTCGAGCCTG TGCGTGGCACTGGAGCACGTCACCGTGTCGAGCCGTGGCCTGTCTCTGCCCACACTGGGAAGTTCAACCGATTGGATCTCCCCCCTGAGTCTCCAGATAAGCAG TTTGTGCTGTTTGTGGGCGACTCGCATCTGCGTGCGTTGGTTGACCGTTACGTGAGGATGCCAGACGGTTGCCTTTCGTTTGGGTTCCTGTCTACGCCTGGGGCGTCTGCCGCTGAGCTCCGCACCGAGTTGCTGAACGCAGACATCCCCAGAACCCCCGACATCGTTTGCTTGCTGGCTCCGAGCAACAACCTCAAGGCGACGCCTGGCATCGAAGCGGCTGGAGTTGCCTTCGAAGGACTTCTGAGAGCTGCCCGCAGTCGATGGCCTAAG GTGTTTGTGCTCGATTTCCCTCCCCGGCTGGCGAGTGAATTGGCACCGCAACAATTCCTTCGAGAGGAGTTTCGTCGCGTTGCAGCAAAGAACG ATGTAAAGTACTGCGTCACAGCTGACCGCTTTCCGCTGGACTCGCGTGCCTTGTGGAGTCGTGATGGG ATCCACCTGAGTGACGATCTGGGGATGCCGCTTCTCGCGAAGCTTCTGTGGCACTTCTCCTTTCTGCAGCTACAGTCACCTCTGCCTGCTACACCTCCGCCTGTGTCTCCTCCCAAGTCACCCCTGACTGTGAGACCCTTTGCTACCACCGTGGTTGTGAAGGGAGAGGTTTCCCGTCCACGTCCCCTTGACCCCTTCAAGGAAACTGTCGTCGGACGTCGCGGAAAG CGCAGCCAACCTGAGTCCTGGGATGCGCCTGAGGACTGGGATCAGTCTTCCGTGCGGATCCTTTCTCATGAGGTTTGTACATTGGTATGA
- the LOC130378870 gene encoding uncharacterized protein LOC130378870 has product MDRIVPSNLDVPMGNRSRKRKVAHGTTAVVSKGKKARLEALPTPARIAKPSKLVPPPRPVPEAAVPATLEGSVFVPSSKFAQPEGDDQTLCVDEWPFLQTEFCEKVNQPTPRVVSGQRKQEELTPWVPKVVMAQADKPTANETSFLGCSTKMTHIEDHEPFEPAPEVTASSQQQSPPEDNGQLEDPHVTLGNQKVLTFNMLFPVPCEFSCHLLDLGNELK; this is encoded by the exons ATGGATCGCATTGTTCCATCCAACCTTGATGTCCCCATGGGGAATCGCTCAAGG AAACGGAAGGTGGCACATGGAACCACGGCTGTGGTCTCCAAAGGAAAGAAGGCCCGCCTTGAG GCACTTCCAACTCCAGCAAGGATTGCCAAACCTTCGAAGCTGGTACCTCCCCCTCGACCTGTTCCAGAAGCTGCTGTGCCAGCCACTCTGGAGGGCAGCGTCTTTGTGCCTTCGAGCAAG TTTGCTCAACCGGAGGGGGATGACCAGACTCTGTGTGTTGATGAGTGGCCGTTTCTTCAAACAGAGTTTTGTGAG AAGGTGAACCAGCCAACTCCTCGGGTTGTCTCTGGACAGagaaaacaagaggagctaACACCTTGGGTGCCAAAAGTTGTGATGGCCCAGGCTGATAAACCAACAGCCAATGAGACCAGCTTCTTGGGATGTTCAACCAAG ATGACACACATTGAGGACCATGAGCCGTTTGAACCAGCACCTGAGGTCACTGCGAGCAGTCAGCAG CAGAGCCCGCCTGAGGACAATGGCCAGCTTGAAGATCCTCATGTAACACTTGGCAATCAGAAGGTACTTACTTTTAACATGTTATTCCCTGTTCCTTGTGAGTTTTCCTGCCATTTATTAGATCTTGGAAATGAGTTAAAGTAA